One stretch of Zingiber officinale cultivar Zhangliang chromosome 6B, Zo_v1.1, whole genome shotgun sequence DNA includes these proteins:
- the LOC121990150 gene encoding pathogenesis-related protein STH-2-like: MVVGSCIDEITVNVSNSRLWKGAVCDAHILYPKLLPDFFAKGERVGEGVGSINILHFAPASKMPIGSVNKTKVEIFDEATYSTKYSVIEGGFVGVYFKSVSYESIFEATGPNTCVAKVKTVYETLEDKPPSEEELKGIRDGSTQVLKAVEAYLIANPDVYA; this comes from the exons ATGGTTGTCGGTTCTTGCATCGACGAGATCACCGTCAACGTTTCCAACTCAAGGCTTTGGAAGGGAGCGGTTTGCGATGCACATATTTTGTACCCTAAGCTCTTGCCTGACTTTTTCGCCAAAGGCGAACGTGTTGGAGAAGGAGTTGGCTCTATTAAcattcttcactttgctccag CTTCCAAAATGCCAATAGGAAGTGTCAACAAGACCAAGGTAGAGATATTCGATGAGGCAACATACTCGACTAAGTATTCGGTCATCGAAGGAGGCTTTGTTGGCGTGTATTTTAAATCGGTTAGCTATGAGAGCATATTTGAAGCAACGGGCCCCAACACTTGCGTTGCAAAGGTCAAGACCGTGTATGAAACACTCGAAGATAAGCCTCCTAGCGAAGAAGAGTTAAAAGGCATTAGAGATGGATCAACCCAAGTGCTAAAGGCCGTCGAAGCATATTTGATTGCCAACCCCGATGTCTATGCATAA